The DNA region GACACTATGCAAGCTTTGATGAAGTGTTGGTTGGCATCTTCTTTCAAGAGTATTAAGTGGAAGCATATTTACCGGAGACAACTTTGCAGCAAATGATATGGCTACGATTGGTCTTTCTTTAAACAATAATTCTATTCTTACCACATTATTATACCACAATCTTTTACCACATTATGTGGCGGCTGAGTTGGCATGCCACCTCACTTAATTACAGCATACTTGGATTTCCatataaattttattaattttaattagtttttgttCAGAAACATATATTAGATTGAATTAAAACACatcaattttcattttcttgcatCCCTCGTCCAGTCGTCCTCAAATACTCTTTTCATCATCCCAATCTCCTCCTCCCTCCTTAAAGTTCCTCTAATTGTCTTGTGCTTCTTCATCCTCCTTCCTCCTCTTTTCCAGAACAAATAGAaagaacattaaaaaaaaaaacaaaaggccaATTGCGAAAGGAAAAAAACAAGCATAATTAATTTCAATAATTGGCCAGCAACTGCAGTATAAATCTGAGGAATTTTCAAGAACAGTGACCCCATAACCTTCAATCTGATGGAAAACTTGTTCCTTTTTACTCCTCCATCAAATTTTTAAAGATGCATATAAAGTCATTGACACATCCCGactgagatcaaggcatgctggccgtcacgtgagagtgacgtagccatgtgcacagtacggaagcgaaaaagataaaaaatatacgaataatcaaAATctaaattactagagtgcactactaaacaggaagtcataggagttagttacaaaagtacacactcctaatcagagcatgaaaagtctaggtgcagtccagtaggacaagtactagttatacagtaccaggaatgtcctactattatttaaataggtcagaactgccgacgtctTCAAGCCACCAatagcaagcttacttaaaacctggaggggcgcaaaacagaaaacgtgagtgggctaaaacaaattttttacaaaaccatttcatttatcaacatactaacccctcgctataaaacatgtataatttttcccagaatcaaggtataagcatatacataatatatatatatatatatgtataaatcatatcaattcaattcatacttcacataatcatattcagataagaataaattcatagaaatatgatatgttagtcggAACCCCtaaggtagtctgtacggctgatttCATAGCTCAAAGTTACTCTAGCCGGAGTTActataatgacctatacggcaacatACTGAACATAAGttggaaccactaaaaaggggtatgtacgacaagattgggtgtaatataattatgctcaattttactctctcataatagccgagcgataaatcgctaatcacctacgagttggaaccataaataaggtttgTACAACAAGattgtgcacttaagttggatccaatatgagcatatagtgctgGAGGTGATGTAAATAAATAGGCCTGTAGTTCATATCTTTGGCTAAATcataatcaccctaggtgcagttttatgagctcaacattattcaatcacatatcacatcatcgatgattcacataaccaaacataacttacctgaacttacctgtgcctccacaacaccacatttatatatatatatatatatatgcaaccatgaaatgcatattcaaaatataaaagcatttggcatattatttcaaggcatactttccttaaaaatgcatttctgggaaatatatcaagtatataaatatatactaaaaacaaaagcccactcactggtatgtcgacgggtcgtaacccccgagtcacCCGTGGATACGCTCATCCTCGGGAGAAGTCTCACTTATAtgtgaattaactataaaaacgttactttaaagcacataggaaaaactagctaataacttctcatacattgctcaaaatgggtatatgaatacaccacagtgacctacacaacctcaggatcatccccatatttttagaaatttttttggaaGTCTCACGCACCCCCACGCGTCGACAATGGCATGGCCAGATGTGCTccccacgcgcggccatgtGCTAGGCACATTGACGGCGTCAGTtaacgccgtcaggaatattttgggaatattccattaacttCTAACTGTTACTATTAAATCTAACTAACAGCGTGAGAATATTCCATCatacttgacggaatattccttcatctcctacctccagctccggcaaccattgcctgttggaaatatgccctgaaagtcaatctttggaagaaacctttcaggacaaatgaatgggtatatagatgactcttatacatcaaatggcaaagatactaattaggactatctcaatgaatgatatatgtcctaaatagtgaatccatggacaatggatcggttgaagaagtaatctaatgatgttagactacagagaccttcttcacataaccatcatgtccaaaaggttcctggtcataggattgtcggagggaaactgacaatgcatagaccggtacatactatgtccgcttcaattggaaggatggaaagtctcatcctattcgtgtagtgacactaagacaagtatgtaggcgctcattaagggaatgagttcactgaacacaatcgaacaagagtacttgcatggaggtctactcacatgtcaagcaagtaactcttatggttggaataatgtaagtagtcctttgacctgaggcctcgtcgttgtcttgtggttaagtacttgatctttgattatgtcaaagtcaccccattcgcgggtgtccacggcatagttggggttaagccacttactcatgaaggcaagtgaatgcgcaacaaggaatctctaatcttcgttaagagaggaagaatactctaagatatgattctggaatcttcggccgaagtatcgagcataataaaggaaagcgttcctatacgactcaattgaatcatataagaaggaataatcacattaggggtttgacataatatatccataccctaatgatgtgattgagagtattgttttagagaaggatcgaattacattgtaattccaactgaataggttctccgaacaaattctatattagcttgggtagccatgatatatggttagatgtcactcatggcttgtgcgttcttctagatgattaaatgtaatagtcaaagaagaaggtgaattaaaaggaagttttaattcactaagtgattggattaaatataatcaattggattggtgccaatcacctcactgccttgctaattagaacctaaaatgattgtacaccgatacactcttgtagtgataccactaatggatgatgggaataattaattagattaattaagtgttgtgattaattagaaagtataatgaaatcataaaagcgatataagatcgttttgggcttaaagaaacgttcgggtttaattgagcccattgggcctagacccattgggtttttattcaagcataggatgacttgaaataataaaagcccaaagcccaaaccaaacactaaaggcTGGCCACTTAAAGGGAAATGGAGAgagtggaagtcaagttgttgactaggtttctttttgtctatataaggaactttatagagataattttcaatagggtttttgtgtgttaaaacaacaaaagagtgatacgagcatatttatgcgacttagtatgtttgttttcgtgcatttatgttcttagttcttagttatgttagtagtttaagccatttttgtgtgtttgtaggttctatgggccaaggatgcaagaagatgcattttggagcactttggagcatttttgggccaagattggatggtgcaaacatggagacatgaggatggacgaatttgatgattcaatgggctagaaatctacatgtgtgtgtgcaaagtgttggcctacaacttcaaacatcatagctgccatgtgatggcagaaaatgtgtttattgctagctaaatggatgaagaacatgcatgtgcaagtataaacaccacatgggcagcaagaaggaaagaaaacagcaacacacacaccacatgggcagcaaggaatcagaaattaaagcatggaagagtgggaagtgatgatgacaacacaaacacacacacacggcaatggaatggagttggcagatttctacaactttgatcagctgactttgggagcaaattgcgaacagctcagaatgaattagagaatgagccttatatgcttggaaagctacagatgtctattttctagaacatttcgcggattgttaatatcatttttctagaagaagttataggcatttgagtaagggaaggtctagctgacgacaacttgcagattggaattgaaagcaaacaaaagaaaagaaataaaacaaggggagtgaatggacagcagaaaagcaaggaaattggaccactatgaagtggatttcttgttggtctcccacttatagctttgggtggctttggtatgattatttctaggtggaaagagcacaaagacagcacacacacacaaggaaaaaagctggcagcatcttccttcattgccgtgggttttttttcccttgtccATTACCTTGCAATTGCTTGACATTTCCAACCTCTATATAAGCACCATTCAGCCTTCAAGGATGAGACAGCCATTCATACACATTTccattagttccaaggcttgcaaagaaggaggagtgcttggagttgtgctagccattccattggagttgttggagcattctaggtgtcttctactttgtttctctatgtttaatatcaattgtttttgtttaattgcaagtatgaggaactaaacccttacttagctagggtgaagttcgaagccatgaacatgtttgagatatgaattgatttcttccaattgtgatttaataagttgtgaatgcaattcaattaactactttcttcaaaactaattcttgtatgttgattaaggatgcatacttagttttcatgcatgaatttgatgctaggatataaatgagtttcacctaatcgttacaagtttatattcattggtagtgaaggttgctagtcacaatcgcgttaattgaattcttggcaaacgtatcatgcattcatagttacgaatgcctcgttaacacttatgattttcatagaacgtaatgatctttaattgtatctctattatgcattcatgtagaggacttttggagaataatttggattgtcgtatgcattcatccaattcaataaatcaaggaaaatctgagaattaattagtgcatcacggttaatctggggtgttgagtttcataatctattgaaaagcaattggaaatcaattcatgtacaagtgtgtcatgtgtgaagaatggatctctagctaatccatcaaccatctatttagttttactttttgttgttatctcaatctcatccaaaccaatacctcccatttactttcttgtatcgaagtgtgtttaagtttgtttagtttgtgccttaaagtgttttgaactctttgagtctagtttagtgttttaaaacctacttttgtgtttttaagtttcttcttatattcttgagtcttatatttgttgattagcatccctagttaatccccggtctagaacgatccctacttgcatcattactacaattgtcatcaatagggtttaatttgtgtgtcaagtaattctcacatcaaattttggcgccgttgccggggattagcaaattgctaatcccttgtgtttttgccgtgtgtttttagtgtaatttacctagtttcttattttgttttgttttcttggtttaggtactaatgcatgacgcggagttctcaaactgtgcatatcttggactttaacaacgattttgaacgtgatttgagaagaaagaggaggcatcccgaacctagtgaacctagttcaagttcagaggccgaatctgagtttgaagaagagaaagaagaagttatggcagcggacaatcggaccattaaagagctttcggcctcggggttgaccaatgccgcaccattatgcattcaataccccgcggctgcccaaggcaagaccgatgaattcgagttgaagtcaagcttgttgcaccacattccgaaataccatgggctttccatggaagagccaaacaagcatctcaaggaattcgaggttgtttgttcgagcatgacacccataaATGTCGACGGGAAcattctgatgatgaaggcttttccattctcacttttggaaaaggcgaaggattggctttacgagttagcacccggaacggttacatcttgggatagtatgaaaagagctttcttggagaagtttttcccaacttcaagagtcattctcttgaggaaacggattagtggcatccaacaaaatcaaggtgaatcgtttccttcttattatgaacgttttaaatcacttgttgcttcttgtccacaacatcaaatgaaggaggagctgctcattcaatacttctacgaaggactccttcccatggaacgccaaatgcttgatgcctcggcgggaggtgcgctggtggataaaactccgggggctgcaaaagttctaattgccaaccgagcacataatgcacaacaatacgaaggtgttggacaaagagaccacccacggccacaagtgaatgaggtaagttctatgcccgaaattcaatcccaattagctaaccttacttctattgtttctcagttggccgagggaatgaagattcatggaccaagtgtgtgtggcgtgtgctctatgcaaggacatgcaaatgatcaatgccctcaattgattgagaatgggggttgggaatctgccaatgccgtgggttttgggaaccaaaatcaaccacgccatgatccatactctaatacctacaatccggggtggagagaccatccaaatttcaaatggcgggatcctcaacaaccccaacaacaaggaggatttaggcagcaaccaccgggcttttatacaaagccattcgtccccaatcaaaaccaagtgcaatctgccccaacaacctcaggtatgtctttggataatgatcacattgttaagttacttactactttgacgcaggaagtacaaactcaaaataaggagagacaaatccaagacaaacgggtggacaatttggagaagcaaatgggtcaaattgcagaatttatggggcaaattagagaacaaggcagattgcctagttcaaccgttatgaacccgaagggaggatttgaaaccgctaaggccatcatgttaaaaagtggtaaacaggttggaacggactcaaatacatccaaatcaagtcaagacgaggaggacaagttgctgCAAGAAGAAGCACAGGGAGAAAAGCCCAAGGCCAAGGATGACCAAACCTTGCCGAATTCATCTAGTCCTCCTAAACCATCccaaaccaccaaggtaagtcccaattcaactttttctagttctattccactaa from Malus domestica chromosome 01, GDT2T_hap1 includes:
- the LOC139196794 gene encoding uncharacterized protein; this translates as MTRSSQTVHILDFNNDFERDLRRKRRHPEPSEPSSSSEAESEFEEEKEEVMAADNRTIKELSASGLTNAAPLCIQYPAAAQGKTDEFELKSSLLHHIPKYHGLSMEEPNKHLKEFEVVCSSMTPINVDGNILMMKAFPFSLLEKAKDWLYELAPGTVTSWDSMKRAFLEKFFPTSRVILLRKRISGIQQNQGESFPSYYERFKSLVASCPQHQMKEELLIQYFYEGLLPMERQMLDASAGGALVDKTPGAAKVLIANRAHNAQQYEGVGQRDHPRPQVNEVSSMPEIQSQLANLTSIVSQLAEGMKIHGPSVCGVCSMQGHANDQCPQLIENGGWESANAVGFGNQNQPRHDPYSNTYNPGWRDHPNFKWRDPQQPQQQGGFRQQPPGFYTKPFVPNQNQVQSAPTTSGMSLDNDHIVKLLTTLTQEVQTQNKERQIQDKRVDNLEKQMGQIAEFMGQIREQGRLPSSTVMNPKGGFETAKAIMLKSGKQVGTDSNTSKSSQDEEDKLLQEEAQGEKPKAKDDQTLPNSSSPPKPSQTTKVSPNSTFSSSIPLNVPFPGRFRQSKKEEAEKDILETFRKVQVNIPLLDAIKQVPRYAKFLKELCTTRRRISNKEVVQVSENVSAVLQRKLPPKCKDPGSFTIPCVIGNTKFEQCMLDLGASINVMPYSIYASMNLGELKNDGVII